The Hymenobacter oligotrophus genome has a window encoding:
- the porV gene encoding type IX secretion system outer membrane channel protein PorV, whose protein sequence is MRLLLPALLGTAGAAQAQKLPNTITTAVPFITISPDARSAALGDAGAAISPDANAPFHNAGKLGFLRNPYGASASYSPWLRNVTDDMSISALSGYKKLGERSALAASLTYFDLGSIDFRSSTNQPEGTFNPKEYSVSVTYGQKLSEYLGVGVTTRYIRSNLTGSQIADSRPGNAFAVDLGAYYSRDVTIGAGDYNLAFGAAVSNIGNKITYTRADQADFLPTNLKLGTAITRELDAFNKITLTVDANKLLVPTPYYIDGVDSSDPAVVAENDRISRKSIVSGILGSFSDAPGGASEEFKEINLSAGAEYWYNDLLAARVGYFYENPLKGDRQYLCLGLGLRYQVFGVDAAYLVPNSRANPLANTIRVSLHFNFGNASDNASSGDSLN, encoded by the coding sequence ATGCGTTTGCTACTGCCAGCACTGCTCGGCACAGCTGGCGCTGCGCAGGCCCAAAAGCTACCCAACACCATTACCACAGCTGTACCGTTCATTACCATCAGCCCCGATGCCCGATCGGCGGCCCTAGGTGATGCTGGCGCTGCCATTTCGCCGGATGCGAATGCACCGTTCCACAACGCGGGAAAGCTGGGCTTTTTGCGCAACCCCTACGGCGCTTCGGCCTCGTATTCGCCCTGGCTGCGCAACGTTACCGACGACATGAGCATTTCGGCCCTGTCGGGGTACAAAAAACTTGGGGAACGTTCGGCCCTGGCTGCCTCACTGACTTATTTTGACCTAGGCTCCATCGATTTTCGCAGCAGCACCAATCAGCCCGAAGGTACTTTCAACCCGAAGGAATATTCGGTAAGTGTTACCTACGGTCAGAAATTGAGTGAGTACTTAGGCGTGGGCGTTACCACTCGCTACATTCGCTCGAACCTTACCGGCAGCCAAATTGCCGATAGCCGCCCCGGCAACGCCTTCGCCGTCGACCTAGGAGCTTACTACTCACGCGACGTGACCATCGGCGCCGGCGACTACAACCTGGCTTTTGGTGCCGCTGTATCGAACATCGGCAACAAGATTACCTACACCCGCGCCGACCAAGCCGATTTCCTGCCCACTAACCTGAAGCTGGGCACGGCCATTACGCGCGAGTTAGATGCTTTCAACAAGATTACCCTCACCGTGGATGCCAACAAACTGCTGGTGCCCACGCCGTATTACATCGACGGTGTTGATTCGTCGGACCCGGCCGTTGTGGCGGAGAACGACCGGATTTCCCGCAAGTCTATCGTAAGCGGCATCCTAGGTTCTTTTAGTGATGCACCTGGCGGCGCCAGCGAAGAATTTAAAGAAATTAACCTCTCGGCCGGCGCCGAGTACTGGTACAACGATTTGCTAGCCGCCCGCGTAGGCTATTTCTACGAAAACCCGCTTAAAGGCGACCGTCAGTACCTATGCTTGGGCCTAGGCCTACGCTACCAGGTGTTTGGAGTTGATGCTGCCTACCTGGTGCCCAACTCCCGCGCCAATCCGCTTGCCAATACTATTCGGGTTTCGCTCCACTTCAACTTCGGAAACGCCAGCGACAACGCCTCTTCCGGCGATTCCTTAAACTAA
- the porU gene encoding type IX secretion system sortase PorU has protein sequence MRFFTSLLVLAIMGWSWAAWAQAPAQRVQLTWRGQGVAFPQGGQGVRVPTFTAGVFGAGQRVPSLHLRLGGYVTEVQLQATQYAAFTAQEAAAFGNANIGPAPQVQLRYGTENRQPVTLAAVVPLRRNPQSGQLEKLVSFEYTYRTGSSPVQARTNRTYAPNSVLRQGEWFKIGVTNTSLGNGNVFKLDKTFLRNLGLPVQSLDPRRLQLYGHSMGMLPQANSAPRPDDLEENAIYFADNGSNNAALDDDEFFLFYSPGPHTWELSGGRFRHRLNLYTDTAYYFLTVGSAPGKRVAPAPAVSGTPTAEIREYTDHFFYERDLINLLKSGRQWLGETFSGNTGLQKEFTFANVTDLVPGSPLLITSSAAARALPPGGTTSFSLTLNGVNLGTQIIRNISCNPGTAFCYEEAANTEVGTYTAAAPAGPDVRVGLRYSPTPADLSASGYLDYLEVQARRQLRLGNTPLLFRSLENTFSGALSTFVLQNANNALVWDVTEARTPQAVAHTGGRFLARTSQAREYVAFNPAGSFEAPRAFGRVANQNLHAIGAGAPVDLAIVTHPLFVAEAERLAAHRRTHDGLRTAVVTTHQIYNEFSSGGQDITAIRDFVKMLYDRRGGTAGLYVLLLGDASYDYKADASNAANQLPAWWKDRQIKDADNQNLVPTYEAIESFARVSPRYNGQGVSYCSDDYYAFLDDNEGAWAEDGSAGAQVMDAAVGRLPVRFTSKQANTAAMAAEVVRKLVEYDQATAHGKWRNRLTFVADDGDSNLHLSNSEDTANPLVSTQPGFQVNKVYLDMYPQVSTSGGQRSPNATAALDAAIEQGSLIVSYAGHGGPTAWADEKLITEASVQQLQNRQRLTFMFTGTCDFAQYDDPGLTSAGEQMLTDTPNGAIGLLTTTRLVYAQNNQALANAFYRHLFQRNAATGRWPRLGDAVVFGKNNDFEDVYNRNFSLLGDPSMRLAMPHLVARSTRISDATDPARTPLDTVRALQRVRLEGEVVNSVGSALQSDFNGKVQVTVFEKTDTLRTLGNENPPTAVAVQRNVVYDGQATVRNGRFAVQFVVPKDINYRFGLGKISLYASDSVRNIDAHGANPRIVVGGAAQAGLTDTIPPAIRLAMDTESFVFGGLTRPNTTLLASLSDSSGINTAGTGIGHELTATLDNDPGKVTVLNEFYTADLNKFTSGRVRYLFKGLTPGPHVLRVKAWDNFNNSGEREIEFIVARDEKLALSHIINYPNPFATHTAFHFDHNRPGEDLDIQVQIFTVSGKLVRTLSAYVPASESHVKTITWNGRDEYNDQLARGVYVYRLSVRTSRDAPVSKYEKLVLLN, from the coding sequence ATGCGCTTTTTTACCTCGCTTCTCGTTCTGGCAATAATGGGTTGGTCGTGGGCCGCTTGGGCGCAGGCTCCGGCTCAGCGGGTTCAGCTCACGTGGCGTGGGCAGGGAGTGGCGTTTCCGCAAGGCGGCCAGGGCGTACGGGTGCCCACGTTCACCGCCGGCGTTTTCGGGGCGGGCCAGCGGGTGCCCAGCCTGCACCTGCGCCTAGGTGGCTACGTTACCGAAGTACAACTGCAGGCCACGCAGTATGCCGCTTTCACGGCGCAAGAGGCCGCTGCGTTTGGCAATGCCAACATTGGCCCGGCGCCGCAGGTGCAACTGCGCTACGGCACCGAAAACCGCCAGCCCGTTACGCTAGCCGCGGTGGTGCCGCTGCGCCGCAACCCCCAAAGCGGGCAGCTCGAAAAGCTGGTTTCGTTTGAATACACCTACCGTACCGGCAGCAGCCCGGTGCAGGCGCGCACCAACCGCACCTACGCCCCCAACTCGGTGCTGCGCCAGGGCGAGTGGTTTAAAATTGGCGTTACCAACACCAGCTTGGGCAACGGCAACGTGTTCAAGCTCGACAAAACGTTTTTGCGCAACCTAGGGCTGCCTGTTCAATCGCTCGACCCTAGACGGCTGCAGCTATACGGCCACAGCATGGGCATGCTGCCGCAGGCCAACAGCGCCCCGCGCCCCGACGACCTCGAGGAAAACGCCATTTACTTTGCCGACAACGGCAGCAACAACGCTGCCCTCGACGACGACGAGTTTTTTCTGTTTTACTCGCCCGGCCCGCACACCTGGGAGCTGAGCGGCGGGCGTTTCCGGCACCGGCTTAATCTCTACACCGATACGGCTTATTACTTTCTGACCGTAGGCAGCGCGCCAGGCAAACGCGTAGCGCCGGCGCCGGCTGTAAGCGGCACCCCCACGGCCGAAATCCGCGAATACACCGACCATTTTTTCTACGAGCGCGACCTGATCAACCTGCTGAAGTCGGGCCGGCAGTGGTTGGGCGAAACGTTCAGCGGCAACACCGGGCTGCAAAAGGAGTTTACGTTTGCCAATGTCACTGATTTGGTGCCCGGCAGCCCGCTGCTCATTACATCGTCGGCGGCCGCCAGGGCCTTGCCACCAGGCGGCACTACTTCCTTCAGCCTCACGCTCAACGGCGTAAACCTAGGCACCCAGATCATTCGCAACATAAGCTGCAACCCTGGCACGGCCTTTTGTTACGAAGAAGCCGCCAACACCGAGGTCGGCACCTACACCGCCGCGGCCCCAGCCGGGCCCGATGTGCGCGTTGGGCTCAGGTACTCCCCTACCCCCGCCGACCTTTCGGCCTCGGGCTACCTCGATTATTTGGAAGTGCAAGCGCGGCGGCAGCTTAGGCTAGGCAACACGCCGTTGTTGTTTCGCTCGCTCGAAAACACATTTTCGGGCGCCCTGAGCACCTTCGTGTTGCAAAACGCCAATAACGCTTTGGTGTGGGATGTAACCGAAGCCCGCACGCCGCAAGCTGTGGCCCACACCGGCGGACGCTTCTTGGCGCGCACCAGCCAAGCCCGCGAATATGTGGCCTTCAACCCGGCCGGCAGCTTCGAGGCACCTAGGGCTTTTGGCCGGGTGGCCAACCAAAACCTGCACGCCATCGGGGCCGGTGCACCCGTCGACTTAGCCATTGTTACGCATCCGCTGTTTGTGGCCGAAGCCGAGCGCCTGGCAGCCCACCGCCGCACGCACGACGGCTTGCGCACCGCCGTAGTAACCACCCATCAGATTTACAACGAGTTTAGCTCGGGCGGGCAGGACATTACGGCCATCCGCGACTTCGTAAAGATGCTGTACGACCGCCGAGGCGGCACGGCAGGCCTCTACGTGCTGCTGCTAGGCGACGCCTCGTACGACTACAAAGCCGACGCGAGCAACGCCGCCAATCAGCTCCCGGCTTGGTGGAAAGACAGGCAGATCAAGGACGCCGACAACCAAAACCTGGTGCCCACCTACGAGGCCATCGAGTCATTTGCCCGAGTCTCACCGCGCTACAACGGGCAAGGCGTGTCGTACTGCTCCGACGATTACTATGCTTTCCTCGACGATAACGAAGGCGCTTGGGCCGAAGACGGCTCGGCTGGGGCGCAGGTAATGGATGCCGCTGTGGGGCGCTTACCGGTTCGTTTCACCAGCAAGCAAGCCAACACTGCCGCCATGGCCGCCGAGGTGGTGCGCAAGCTGGTTGAATACGACCAAGCCACGGCCCACGGCAAATGGCGCAACCGCCTCACCTTCGTGGCCGACGATGGCGACAGCAACTTGCACCTCAGCAATTCCGAAGACACTGCCAATCCCTTGGTAAGCACTCAGCCGGGTTTTCAGGTAAACAAGGTTTACCTCGATATGTACCCGCAGGTAAGCACTTCGGGTGGGCAACGCTCGCCTAATGCTACCGCAGCCCTCGATGCCGCCATCGAGCAAGGCTCGCTTATCGTAAGCTACGCTGGCCATGGCGGGCCCACGGCCTGGGCCGATGAAAAGCTAATCACCGAGGCCTCGGTGCAGCAGCTGCAAAACCGCCAGCGGCTTACCTTCATGTTTACGGGCACCTGCGATTTTGCCCAGTACGACGACCCCGGCCTAACCTCGGCCGGCGAGCAGATGCTTACCGACACGCCCAACGGCGCCATTGGCTTGCTCACTACCACGCGCTTGGTATACGCCCAAAACAACCAAGCTTTGGCCAATGCTTTTTACCGGCACCTGTTTCAGCGCAACGCGGCCACGGGCCGTTGGCCGCGCCTAGGTGATGCCGTGGTGTTTGGCAAAAACAACGACTTCGAGGACGTATACAACCGCAACTTCTCGTTGCTCGGCGACCCGTCGATGCGCTTGGCTATGCCGCATCTGGTGGCCCGTAGCACGCGCATCAGCGATGCCACCGACCCGGCCCGAACCCCGCTCGATACCGTGCGGGCGCTGCAGCGCGTACGGCTCGAAGGCGAGGTAGTCAACTCCGTGGGCAGTGCCTTGCAGAGCGACTTCAACGGCAAAGTGCAGGTAACGGTGTTTGAAAAAACCGACACCCTACGCACGCTAGGCAATGAAAACCCGCCGACCGCCGTTGCGGTGCAGCGCAACGTAGTGTACGACGGCCAAGCTACCGTACGCAACGGCCGCTTTGCCGTGCAATTCGTAGTACCCAAAGACATCAACTACCGCTTCGGGCTGGGCAAAATCAGCTTGTACGCTTCCGATTCGGTGCGCAACATCGACGCCCACGGCGCCAACCCGCGCATTGTGGTGGGCGGGGCCGCCCAGGCGGGGCTTACCGATACCATTCCGCCCGCCATCCGGCTGGCTATGGATACGGAGTCGTTTGTGTTCGGCGGCCTTACCCGGCCCAACACCACGCTGCTGGCCAGCCTGAGCGACTCGAGCGGTATCAACACCGCCGGCACGGGCATTGGCCACGAGCTTACGGCCACGCTCGACAACGACCCCGGCAAAGTGACGGTGCTTAACGAGTTCTATACCGCTGACCTAAACAAATTTACCAGCGGCCGGGTACGCTACTTGTTTAAGGGCCTGACCCCGGGGCCACACGTACTACGGGTAAAAGCCTGGGATAATTTCAACAACTCCGGCGAGCGAGAAATCGAGTTCATTGTGGCTCGCGACGAAAAATTAGCGCTAAGCCATATTATAAACTACCCCAATCCGTTTGCTACCCATACGGCCTTTCACTTCGACCACAACCGCCCAGGCGAAGATCTTGATATACAAGTGCAGATTTTCACCGTTTCGGGCAAACTCGTACGTACCCTCTCCGCGTATGTGCCCGCAAGCGAGTCTCACGTCAAGACAATTACTTGGAACGGCCGCGACGAATACAACGACCAGCTCGCCCGGGGCGTGTACGTGTACCGCTTAAGCGTGCGCACCTCGCGCGATGCGCCGGTAAGCAAATACGAGAAGCTGGTTCTTCTTAATTAA
- a CDS encoding serine hydrolase, which produces MLKRGRLMLWGVLGCVSANFNASPTNQLGRTPSLAANPLDSLLYNTPALSPVVNKAEQYELQVIYTRIQRNAQGKPRFQQFTYRLNDKAYFNPASLVKLPIALLSLEKLNALRRQVPALSRQSIMATGVAGRCQTAVPFAAPADTSNTATLGNYIKRMLLVSDNQAYNRLYEFLGQQYIHQRLAKAGYPSVRIVRRFAPCDTAANRYTNPITFYDATGKQLYHQPAVCNPAAPKPPLGRIVKGRGYYQAGKYVPLPYDFTTANYLPLRVVDELLRYTLFPDEQGTAPSFALTDTDYAFLRKYLGSTPAESGIRRYASPDFYPAYKKYLFYGRQRSAQPQGGLRIYNIVGMSHGYLADCAYFADQQAGVEFMLSAILYVNRDRILNDGQYEYTSVGLPFLQALGQTIYQFEADHARTNLKTERNKQ; this is translated from the coding sequence ATGTTGAAGCGCGGCAGGTTAATGTTGTGGGGGGTATTAGGCTGTGTAAGCGCCAATTTTAACGCTTCACCAACAAACCAGCTCGGGCGTACACCAAGTCTAGCCGCAAACCCATTAGATAGCTTACTATACAATACCCCGGCGCTGTCACCTGTAGTAAATAAGGCTGAGCAGTACGAATTGCAGGTGATTTATACGCGCATTCAACGCAACGCTCAGGGTAAGCCGCGTTTTCAGCAGTTCACTTATCGGCTGAATGATAAAGCCTATTTCAACCCAGCTAGCCTAGTAAAGCTGCCGATAGCCCTGCTTTCACTTGAAAAGCTGAATGCGCTTCGCCGACAGGTACCCGCTTTATCGCGCCAAAGCATTATGGCAACGGGTGTGGCGGGGCGCTGCCAAACGGCTGTGCCGTTCGCCGCTCCTGCCGATACCAGCAACACAGCTACCCTAGGCAACTATATAAAGCGAATGCTGCTTGTGAGCGATAATCAAGCTTATAACAGGTTATATGAATTCCTAGGTCAACAGTACATACATCAACGGCTCGCAAAAGCCGGGTACCCCTCGGTGCGTATCGTTCGGCGGTTTGCCCCCTGCGACACCGCAGCCAACCGCTATACCAATCCCATTACGTTTTATGACGCAACCGGCAAGCAACTTTACCACCAACCCGCAGTCTGCAACCCTGCTGCGCCCAAGCCGCCTCTGGGGCGGATCGTAAAAGGGCGCGGTTATTACCAAGCAGGCAAATACGTGCCGCTGCCCTACGATTTTACCACGGCCAACTACCTGCCACTGCGAGTCGTCGATGAATTGCTTCGGTATACCTTGTTTCCAGATGAGCAGGGCACGGCCCCAAGCTTTGCTCTGACAGATACCGACTACGCATTTTTACGCAAGTACCTAGGGAGTACCCCAGCCGAATCCGGTATTCGCCGGTACGCTTCCCCCGACTTTTATCCGGCGTACAAGAAGTATTTGTTCTACGGCCGCCAACGGTCGGCCCAGCCACAAGGCGGCCTACGCATATATAATATAGTAGGCATGTCGCACGGCTACCTAGCCGATTGCGCTTACTTCGCCGATCAGCAAGCCGGTGTCGAGTTCATGCTGAGTGCCATTTTGTACGTCAACCGGGACAGAATCTTGAACGACGGTCAATACGAATACACATCCGTTGGCCTGCCCTTCCTGCAAGCCCTAGGGCAAACCATTTATCAATTCGAAGCGGATCATGCACGCACTAACCTGAAAACAGAGCGGAACAAGCAGTGA
- a CDS encoding M16 family metallopeptidase produces MLNRQLAPPTRPIGRVALPTATVTQLPNGARLHILPHDAQPVVRLQVVLPAGRWYDPLPGVSLLTARTLLDGTRTRTARQIADEIAFYGASLECDQGFDRATLTLYCLSRHLEKLLPLVHDVLLNASFPDKEIEQLKTRTVQNIRVERQKTSYLASERFSQNLFGPKHPYGRPFSEESFQLLSANEARSFHGQAYDLSIAELFLCGDVYDDHTHLIHSLLGKSNTSALLVDKPTSQGEAQSTRNDYVPVGGSIQASLRLGRTWPSPLHSDTHKLQFLVKVLGGYFGSRLMKNIREDKGFTYGIYASINHREHGSNLLIGSDVNAQNAEAAVTEIYHEMRKLQEEPVPADELETVRSYILGKFLNELGTIFEQADKYRTRILLGLPIDFHARFVADVETVTAKELQALAQTYLSPVELIEVVAGPERK; encoded by the coding sequence ATGCTGAATCGTCAACTTGCTCCCCCGACCCGGCCAATTGGCCGGGTCGCTTTGCCTACGGCCACCGTTACCCAGCTGCCCAACGGCGCTCGGCTTCATATATTGCCGCATGATGCACAACCGGTTGTTCGCTTACAAGTAGTATTGCCGGCTGGCCGTTGGTACGATCCTTTGCCGGGGGTATCCTTGCTTACCGCCCGCACGCTCCTCGACGGCACGCGCACGCGCACGGCTCGCCAAATCGCCGACGAAATAGCTTTCTACGGCGCCTCGTTGGAGTGCGACCAAGGGTTCGACAGGGCCACGCTTACGCTTTACTGTTTGTCTCGTCACTTGGAGAAGCTACTTCCGTTAGTTCACGATGTGCTCCTGAACGCCAGCTTCCCCGACAAAGAGATTGAGCAGTTGAAGACGCGTACCGTCCAAAATATTCGGGTGGAGCGGCAAAAGACAAGCTATCTAGCATCGGAACGTTTCTCGCAAAACCTGTTTGGCCCGAAGCACCCGTACGGTCGTCCGTTCAGCGAGGAGTCATTTCAATTGCTTTCTGCCAACGAAGCGCGCAGCTTTCATGGCCAAGCATACGATTTAAGCATAGCAGAGCTTTTCTTGTGCGGCGACGTATACGACGACCACACACACCTCATCCATAGCTTGCTTGGCAAGTCTAATACATCAGCTCTGTTAGTTGACAAACCAACAAGTCAAGGTGAAGCACAATCAACGCGAAACGATTACGTGCCTGTTGGCGGGAGCATACAGGCCTCGTTGCGCTTAGGCCGCACTTGGCCATCCCCATTACATTCTGACACGCACAAGTTGCAATTTTTGGTAAAAGTGCTTGGCGGATACTTCGGCTCCCGGTTGATGAAGAATATTCGGGAGGATAAAGGCTTCACATATGGTATCTACGCCAGCATAAATCACCGCGAGCATGGCAGCAACTTACTTATTGGTTCGGATGTGAATGCTCAAAACGCAGAAGCGGCAGTAACGGAAATATATCATGAAATGCGCAAGCTGCAGGAAGAACCCGTACCCGCCGATGAACTAGAGACGGTCCGGAGTTACATTCTAGGCAAGTTCCTGAACGAGCTTGGGACAATTTTTGAGCAAGCAGATAAATACAGAACCAGAATACTGCTGGGCCTTCCAATAGACTTCCACGCCCGCTTCGTAGCAGACGTGGAAACGGTAACAGCAAAAGAACTGCAAGCCCTAGCGCAAACTTACCTTTCACCCGTAGAGCTTATTGAAGTAGTGGCAGGACCCGAACGGAAATAA
- a CDS encoding APC family permease, translating into MSQPVLSKPVYRIGFYTGVAIVVANMVGTGVFTSLGYQVLGTTSGFALLMLWVVGGVIALCGALCYGELAAALPRSGGEYHYLSRIYHPAVGFLSGWISATVGFAAPTALAAIALGRYTASVWPAAHANLLSVAVVAVVTVVHLISGQVGSRFQVVVTLLKISLLIFFIAAGLLAEAQPFSFAPTAEATRQLLQPSFAVSLIYVSYAYSGWNAAVYMAGEVEQPQRNLPRILLTGTGIVALLYVLLNYVFLRTTPIKVLAGQVEIGFLSANQIFGVAIGQLMGLLVALLLVSTVSSMVFAGPRIVQTMGEDLPALRWLARRSRRGLPVRATLFQTGLTLIFIVSGTFEAVLVYAGFVLNLFTFLTVLGLFVLRWRQPELPRPYRTWGYPFTPLLFLALNAWTLVYLLRDQTLESLLGLGTVALGLVIYAVIYALGAAKQKAIG; encoded by the coding sequence ATGAGCCAGCCTGTACTCAGTAAGCCAGTATACCGCATTGGGTTTTACACCGGGGTTGCCATTGTGGTAGCCAACATGGTGGGCACCGGCGTATTCACGAGCTTGGGTTACCAGGTACTGGGCACCACCAGCGGCTTTGCTTTGCTGATGCTGTGGGTAGTGGGCGGCGTAATAGCTTTGTGCGGCGCCTTGTGTTACGGCGAACTGGCCGCGGCACTGCCTAGGTCGGGCGGCGAGTACCACTACCTCTCGCGTATCTACCACCCGGCAGTAGGGTTTTTGTCGGGGTGGATTTCGGCTACCGTTGGCTTTGCAGCTCCCACGGCTTTGGCAGCCATTGCCCTGGGTAGATATACGGCCAGTGTATGGCCCGCAGCGCATGCCAACTTGCTTTCGGTGGCGGTAGTGGCTGTTGTTACCGTAGTGCACCTGATCAGCGGGCAGGTGGGCAGCCGCTTTCAGGTGGTAGTTACGCTGCTGAAAATAAGCTTGCTGATTTTCTTTATCGCGGCAGGGCTCTTGGCCGAAGCCCAACCGTTTTCGTTTGCGCCAACGGCCGAAGCTACCCGGCAACTGCTGCAGCCTTCGTTTGCGGTGTCGCTTATTTATGTTTCCTATGCCTATTCGGGCTGGAATGCGGCCGTATACATGGCCGGTGAGGTGGAGCAGCCGCAGCGCAACCTGCCGCGCATTTTGCTTACCGGCACGGGCATTGTGGCGCTGCTTTACGTGCTGCTCAACTACGTCTTTCTGCGCACCACCCCCATCAAGGTATTAGCCGGGCAGGTAGAAATCGGGTTTTTATCGGCCAATCAGATTTTTGGCGTGGCAATAGGGCAGCTGATGGGTTTACTGGTTGCGCTGCTGCTAGTCTCAACTGTTAGCTCCATGGTGTTTGCGGGCCCGCGCATTGTGCAAACCATGGGCGAAGATTTGCCAGCCTTGCGGTGGTTGGCGCGCCGCAGCCGGCGGGGGCTGCCTGTGCGGGCCACACTATTCCAAACCGGTCTCACGTTGATATTTATCGTGTCGGGTACGTTCGAGGCTGTGTTGGTGTATGCTGGTTTCGTCCTCAACCTGTTTACCTTCCTCACGGTGTTGGGGCTGTTTGTGCTCCGCTGGCGCCAGCCCGAGTTACCACGCCCGTACCGTACGTGGGGTTACCCATTCACACCGCTGCTGTTTTTGGCACTCAACGCCTGGACGCTGGTTTATCTGCTCCGCGACCAAACCCTCGAATCACTTTTGGGCCTGGGTACTGTAGCATTGGGGTTGGTTATCTATGCCGTCATCTACGCCCTAGGTGCAGCCAAGCAAAAGGCCATCGGGTAG
- a CDS encoding DUF2480 family protein, protein MDEIINRVAQSALVSFNLEELKHPGERVVYDIKDNLYHGLILREKDFRDFLKTHDWSQYAGKNVAIICSADAIVPTWAYMLLASKLQGHAHRYVFGNLEALEQELFHEAIAGVDAEEYRDAKIVVKGCGNDPIPTYAYVAIMQKLLPVAGSIMYGEPCSTVPLYKRPKA, encoded by the coding sequence ATGGACGAAATCATCAACCGCGTTGCGCAAAGTGCCCTGGTCAGCTTCAACCTCGAGGAGTTGAAGCACCCAGGCGAGCGGGTCGTGTACGACATCAAGGATAACCTGTACCACGGCCTGATTTTGCGCGAGAAAGACTTCCGCGACTTTCTGAAAACCCACGATTGGAGCCAGTACGCCGGTAAAAACGTGGCCATCATCTGCTCGGCCGATGCCATTGTGCCCACTTGGGCTTACATGCTGTTGGCTAGCAAGCTGCAGGGCCACGCGCACCGCTACGTGTTCGGCAACCTCGAGGCGCTGGAGCAGGAGCTGTTTCACGAAGCCATTGCTGGCGTCGACGCCGAGGAATACCGCGACGCCAAAATTGTAGTAAAAGGCTGCGGCAACGACCCGATACCCACTTACGCCTACGTGGCCATCATGCAAAAACTTTTGCCGGTGGCTGGCAGCATTATGTACGGCGAACCGTGCAGCACCGTGCCGCTGTACAAGCGTCCGAAAGCCTAG
- the tsaB gene encoding tRNA (adenosine(37)-N6)-threonylcarbamoyltransferase complex dimerization subunit type 1 TsaB, with protein MPLILALETSSPVCSVALTHDGALLAATELRLEKSHSSHLTVLIEQLLSNAGVALEQVSAVAVSDGPGSYTGLRIGAAAAKGLCYALSLPLVAVGTLPALAHQVAQQVPRAARYRFCPLLDARRMEVYAALYSADGQELQAPAPVILDADSWAAELDLGPVLFFGSGAAKFQPLVADKPNAEFLTNVHPSAIAVAQLAEAAYARQAFKDVAYYEPFYLKEVYTTTPNKALL; from the coding sequence ATGCCCCTCATCCTCGCTCTTGAAACTTCCTCGCCCGTTTGCTCAGTAGCCCTGACGCACGACGGCGCATTGCTTGCCGCTACTGAGTTGCGGCTCGAGAAGTCGCACTCGTCGCATCTAACCGTACTGATCGAGCAATTGCTGAGCAATGCAGGCGTTGCGCTCGAGCAGGTTTCGGCCGTTGCGGTTTCCGACGGGCCGGGCTCGTACACGGGGCTGCGCATTGGGGCAGCGGCTGCCAAAGGGTTGTGCTACGCCCTAAGTCTGCCGTTGGTGGCAGTGGGCACGTTGCCGGCGCTGGCGCACCAAGTTGCCCAGCAGGTACCTAGGGCCGCGCGTTACCGCTTTTGCCCCTTGCTCGATGCGCGCCGCATGGAGGTATACGCCGCGTTGTATTCTGCCGATGGCCAGGAACTGCAAGCTCCGGCGCCGGTAATACTAGATGCCGACAGCTGGGCCGCCGAGCTAGACCTAGGGCCGGTGCTGTTTTTCGGTAGCGGAGCAGCCAAGTTTCAGCCGCTGGTAGCTGATAAGCCCAACGCCGAGTTTCTGACCAACGTGCACCCCTCGGCCATAGCCGTAGCGCAATTGGCCGAAGCCGCCTACGCCCGGCAAGCGTTTAAAGACGTGGCGTACTACGAGCCTTTTTACTTGAAGGAGGTGTACACCACCACTCCGAACAAAGCCCTTTTGTAA